The Syntrophobotulus glycolicus DSM 8271 DNA window TCAGCACAGCTTTAGCCGCCTTACCCGCAATAAAACGCGATATTATCCTGCTTGAGACGCCGTTCAGGCGAGGACTGGAGGCAGCGGAAGATCACTGCCTCTTATCGGCGACCGAATTAAACTTAAAACGGATGATCAAGTGCTTGGGATGACCTCCCGGGCGCTGTGTTTTATGGGAGAGAAACCACATTTGTACAGACATGGCCTTTTTTATTTCACCATCCGATAATCTTTTGGGGGTTTGTCAACAGTTCCAATTTAGCCCGAAGTGAGGGGGGTGCGCCCTTTGTTGCGTAATGTCGCTATCGCTCCATTTCCTTAAGCGGGTGGTTGTGATTAAACAACAGTGGAAAGAGGTCCGCTATTTTTTTATATATAAAGGTACAAACTGTCTGAAATTGAATACAATACAGCAAATGATTGTGATATTTTGTAAAAAAAACAAAAAGAAGGGAGCGATACCATGGCTACGGAGACTTTATTATCTACAGGCACGACCTTTGTGTCCAGTGCCTTAGCAGATGTAAATCTGTCTGCAAGCGCTATTATTATAGTGGGTACTGATCCGATATTTGCTGATTCGATTAGTTTCCTGAAATTTGCAATACCATTATTACCTGTAGAATCAGTTGAAAGTGCTGAATTAAGGTTGTTTGTTTTTTCCAAAACCGGAGTTGTACCCAGCCCGGTTGTGGTCAACAGGGTTACTTCAGATTTCGATACTGCCAGTGTCACGTACAATACAAAACCGCCGTATGTTGCAACAGCTTCAATGGTGAATGTTTCTCCAAGTGATATTTTTCAATATGTTGAGATTGACGTAACAGAACTGGTAAATCAATGGCTGAATGGAACTTTTGAAAATGATGGCATTGCCTTAATAAATAATGACGGAATAACTGACGTTGAATTTGGCGGAAAAGAGATCGGAACTGCATATGAACCCCAGTTAGTTCTCACTTATTCAATAGGAGCAACGGGAGTAACCGGTCCCACAGGGGCTACCGGAGTAACCGGACCTACAGGAGGAACCGGTGAAACCGGACCCACAGGAGGAACCGGTGAAACCGGGCCGACAGGAGCAACCGGTGAAACAGGCCCTACAGGAGTAACTGGTGAAACCGGGTCCACAGGAGCAACTGGTGAAACTGGACCTACAGGAGTGACAGGCGAAACTGGACCCACAGGAGCAACTGGCGAAACCGGACCCACAGGAGTGACTGGCGAAACCGGACCAACAGGAGTGACCGGTGAAACCGGAGCTACGGGAGTAACGGGCGAAGCTGGCCCCACAGGAGAAACTGGCGAAACCGGACCTACAGGAGTGACAGGCGAAACCGGACCCACAGGGGCAACTGGAGAAACAGGCCCAACAGGAGTGACTGGCGAAACCGGACCTACAGGAGTGACTGGTGAAACCGGACCTACAGGAGTGACTGGTGAAACTGGATCTACGGGAGCGACTGGTGAAACCGGACCTACAGGAGTGACTGGTGAAACTGGACCCACAGGAGCGACTGGCGAAACCGGACCCACAGGAGTAACTGGTGAAACTGGACCTACGGGAGTAACGGGCGAAACTGGACCTACGGGAGTAACTGGTGAAACTGGACCTACGGGAGTAACTGGTGAAACTGGACCTACAGGAGCGACTGGTGAAACTGGACCAACAGGAGTAACTGGTGAAACCGGACCTACGGGAGTAACTGGTGAAACCGGACCTACAGGAGTTACTGGTGAAACTGGACCTACGGGAGCAACTGGCGAAACCGGACCCACAGGAGTAACTGGTGAAACTGGACCTACGGGAGTAACGGGCGAAGCCGGACCCACAGGAGTGACCGGTGAAACTGGACCTACGGGAGCAACTGGCGAAACCGGACCCACAGGAGTAACTGGCGAAACAGGCCCTACGGGAGTAACTGGTGAAGCTGGCCCCACAGGAGTAACTGGCGAAACCGGACCTACAGGAGTGACTGGCGAAACCGGACCCACAGGAGTAACTGGTGAAACTGGACCTACAGGAGCGACTGGTGAAACTGGACCCACAGGAGCGACTGGTGAAACCGGCCCTACGGGAGTAACAGGCGAAGCTGGACCTACGGGAGTGACTGGTGAAACTGGACCTACGGGAGCGACTGGTGAAACTGGGTCCACAGGAGCAACTGGTGAAACTGGACCTACAGGAGTGACTGGTGAAACCGGGTCCACAGGGGCAACTGGTGAAACCGGACCAACAGGAGTGACAGGTGAAACAGGCCCAACAGGAGTAACTGGTGAAACCGGCCCGACAGGAGCGACCGGAGAAACCGGTCCAACTGGAGAAACTGGCGAAACAGGAGCAACAGGAGCAGGATTGCAGAGTTTTGGCAATGTATACGAGCTGGCAACTGTAACTGATTCTACAGTTATAGGAGGGGCAGATGTTCCTTTCAGCAATAATGGACCATTGAGTGGAGTAACTCACACTGCGGGATCTACAACAATCACTGTTCCAAATACAGGCAACTATGCAATTGAATACACCGTCAGCTTAACAGCCGGTATAGGTTCGGCAATCGCAATCGCTGTTAATGGCACTGTCAATCCGTCAACAAATATATCAGCGTTGGTAGGTGTTGGAGAGTTGTCCGGTGTAACAATTCTATCTTTGACAGCAGGTGATTCGCTAACCCTAAGAAACAATTCCGGGACTGCCTTCACCATGAATGAAGACCCGGAAGTAGGTGCTCAAATGAATATTTTTCAATTAGACTAACTTTCAAAAATCTAAGAGTTGTAGCACGACGGCGATCGTTGTGCTACAACTCTTATCAAAGGAAACCATCTGATAAGACAGAAAGTGGTTGACAATCATATGGAAATATTTTATATTGATAACGTCGTTAGCTAACTATGTTATCATCTTTGTATAGGAGGATATTTCATGCCCAAAGATTTTGACAAGACGCATGTGTGCATTTTGGAAAGCGCCAAGAAAGAGTTTTTGGGAAAAGGGTTCGCGAACGCTAATTTGCGGGAGATATCGAAAAATGCAGGGGTCACAACCGGCGGGCTTTATCGTCACTTTGCCGATAAAGAAGCCTTGTTTGCCGCCCTTGTGGACCCGGTTCTTGAGGAGTTTTACAGGCAGGCCGATATGTTTAAGGACAGGGACTACGATCTCATGGAACAGGGACGTCTGGATACGATGTGGGAAAGCGGTGCTGATCTGGACCTGCTTCTTGAAATGATTTATCAGTATTTTGATGGATTCAAGCTGCTGATTTGCTGCTCGGAGGGCACCGCGTACGCCGGCTTTATCCACGATTTTGTTATGATGGAGCAGAGGGAAACTCTGGCCTTTTTGGAAGCGGCTCGCCTCCGGGGTGTTCCCGTAAGAGATATTCTTCCGGAGGAGCTTCATCTTCTGCTCAGTGCCTACGCTTCAGCGATCTTCGAGGTGGTTGTTCACGATTTCACCCACGAGGCCGCGCAGCATTACCTGAAAACGCTGCAAGCTTTCTTCTATCCCGGTTGGAGGGCCGTTTTGGGACTTTGATCCGCGGCTTTTCTTTTCACATAAAAGTTAGGACTTTCTAACTATGATGGAGGTGTATCGATGAAAGAGAAAAAAGAAAACCCAATTAAAGTCCTGTTCGGATTTGCGGGAGAGGCCAGGGGAAAAATGCCGCTTTCCGTGATTCTGGCCATCATCGGAGAACTGTTCGGCATGGCTCCCTTCTTTGCTGTGGCGCTTTTAGCCAACCAGGTCTATACCGGTGAGGCCACCATACAGGGAGCGGCACTGATTGCGGGAGCAGCCGCCCTGTGCATGATATTACGCACTTATCTGACATTGAAATCCTCCCTGCGCAGCCACGGTATATCCTTTACCATCCTGAAAAATATCCGCTGCGCCATTGCGGACAAAATGCGCCGGGTTCCCATGGGGGTCATGCTGGAAACACCCTCCGGAACCTTTAAAACGTTGATGGTGGACAATGTGGGCCGTCTGGAGGATATCATCGCTCATATTGTTCCGGAGCTTCCGTCAGCCGTGGCCGCGCCATTTGCCAGCATCCTGCTTGTCTTTGCGCTGGATTGGAGGATGGGACTGGCTTCCCTGATCACCATCCCCCTCAGCCTGATTTTTATGGTAGGCATGATGCAAGGTTATTCCAAAAAGATGGCCACTTATCTTCAGTCCGGAAACGAAATGAATGCCGCCCTGGTCGAGTATATAGGAGGCATTCAGGTCATCAAGGCGTTTGGACAGACCGGTAGGAGCTTCGGCCGCTTTTCCGACTCGGTTCACTTTTTCCATGATTCTACCTTGGCGTGGTGGCGGCAGAGCTGGTTCTGGATGGCAGGCTTCAAAGCGGTTTTGCCATCCACTCTGCTTGGTACGCTGCCCATCGGCGGGTGGCTGTACATGAATGGCACGCTGAGTCTGCCCCTTCTTCTGGCTTGCATTATTATTCCGGTCGGATTCATGCCCCAGCTGATGAAGCTGGGCTTTGGTCTGGAGCAGTTTGCTTATATGGCGGCGAATCTGAACCCCATCCGGTCATTTCTGGCAAACCCCGAACAGCATCGCCCAAATATGATGGTTACGCTGGGGAAACGTGACTTTACCTTTGATCATGTTGGTTTTTCTTATGATGGCAAAAAAACGGTGCTGCACGATGTTTCCTTTATGGCGAGACCAGGGGAAGTGACTGCTATCGTAGGGCCCTCGGGTTCCGGAAAATCCACGATTGCCAAGCTGATGGCAGGCTTTTGGGACGCGACATCCGGCAGCGTCCAATACGGCGGCCATGAGATAAAGGATATTCCTTTTCAACAGTTGATGAGTGAAATCAGCTACGTTGCTCAGGATAATTTCCTGTTTGACAAATCTATTCGGGAAAATATTCGCATGGGCAATCCCATGGCTTCCGACGCAGAGGTGGAAGCAGCGGCGAGCGCGGCCAACTGCCACGATTTTATCATTGCTTTGGAAAATGGCTATGACACGTTGGCGGGCGACGCGGGCGACCTGCTTTCCGGGGGAGAACGGCAGCGTATTACCATCGCCCGCGCCATGCTTAAGCCCGCATCCGTGGTCATTCTGGATGAGGCGACAGCCTACGCAGATCCGGAGAACGAGGCGGAAATCCAACAGGCGATCAACCGGCTGGTGACGGGAAAGACGCTAATCGTCGTAGCGCACCGGTTGTCCACAATTCGCAACGCAAATCAAATTCTGGTGATCGACAAGGGACAACTGATCGCCAGCGGAACCCATGACAGGCTGCGGGAAGCCTGCCCGCTCTATGAAACCATGTGGCAGCAGTATATAGGAGCGGCCGATATTGCGGAAAA harbors:
- a CDS encoding TetR/AcrR family transcriptional regulator, which codes for MPKDFDKTHVCILESAKKEFLGKGFANANLREISKNAGVTTGGLYRHFADKEALFAALVDPVLEEFYRQADMFKDRDYDLMEQGRLDTMWESGADLDLLLEMIYQYFDGFKLLICCSEGTAYAGFIHDFVMMEQRETLAFLEAARLRGVPVRDILPEELHLLLSAYASAIFEVVVHDFTHEAAQHYLKTLQAFFYPGWRAVLGL
- a CDS encoding DNRLRE domain-containing protein, encoding MATETLLSTGTTFVSSALADVNLSASAIIIVGTDPIFADSISFLKFAIPLLPVESVESAELRLFVFSKTGVVPSPVVVNRVTSDFDTASVTYNTKPPYVATASMVNVSPSDIFQYVEIDVTELVNQWLNGTFENDGIALINNDGITDVEFGGKEIGTAYEPQLVLTYSIGATGVTGPTGATGVTGPTGGTGETGPTGGTGETGPTGATGETGPTGVTGETGSTGATGETGPTGVTGETGPTGATGETGPTGVTGETGPTGVTGETGATGVTGEAGPTGETGETGPTGVTGETGPTGATGETGPTGVTGETGPTGVTGETGPTGVTGETGSTGATGETGPTGVTGETGPTGATGETGPTGVTGETGPTGVTGETGPTGVTGETGPTGVTGETGPTGATGETGPTGVTGETGPTGVTGETGPTGVTGETGPTGATGETGPTGVTGETGPTGVTGEAGPTGVTGETGPTGATGETGPTGVTGETGPTGVTGEAGPTGVTGETGPTGVTGETGPTGVTGETGPTGATGETGPTGATGETGPTGVTGEAGPTGVTGETGPTGATGETGSTGATGETGPTGVTGETGSTGATGETGPTGVTGETGPTGVTGETGPTGATGETGPTGETGETGATGAGLQSFGNVYELATVTDSTVIGGADVPFSNNGPLSGVTHTAGSTTITVPNTGNYAIEYTVSLTAGIGSAIAIAVNGTVNPSTNISALVGVGELSGVTILSLTAGDSLTLRNNSGTAFTMNEDPEVGAQMNIFQLD
- a CDS encoding ABC transporter ATP-binding protein; this translates as MKEKKENPIKVLFGFAGEARGKMPLSVILAIIGELFGMAPFFAVALLANQVYTGEATIQGAALIAGAAALCMILRTYLTLKSSLRSHGISFTILKNIRCAIADKMRRVPMGVMLETPSGTFKTLMVDNVGRLEDIIAHIVPELPSAVAAPFASILLVFALDWRMGLASLITIPLSLIFMVGMMQGYSKKMATYLQSGNEMNAALVEYIGGIQVIKAFGQTGRSFGRFSDSVHFFHDSTLAWWRQSWFWMAGFKAVLPSTLLGTLPIGGWLYMNGTLSLPLLLACIIIPVGFMPQLMKLGFGLEQFAYMAANLNPIRSFLANPEQHRPNMMVTLGKRDFTFDHVGFSYDGKKTVLHDVSFMARPGEVTAIVGPSGSGKSTIAKLMAGFWDATSGSVQYGGHEIKDIPFQQLMSEISYVAQDNFLFDKSIRENIRMGNPMASDAEVEAAASAANCHDFIIALENGYDTLAGDAGDLLSGGERQRITIARAMLKPASVVILDEATAYADPENEAEIQQAINRLVTGKTLIVVAHRLSTIRNANQILVIDKGQLIASGTHDRLREACPLYETMWQQYIGAADIAEKEEL